GATCGTGGAGGCCGACCGCGAGCGGGACATGATGAACGACCAGGTCATCGAGGCGGGCAAGCTGGCCAGCGTGGGCGAGCTGGCCGCGGGCATCGCCCACGAGATCAACAATCCCCTGGCGATCATGCTGGAGGAGGCGGGCTGGGTCCTGGATCTTTTGGACGACGAGAGCCTGCGCGGCCACGAGAGCCACCCCGAGATGGTCCGGGCCCTGAAGCAGATCCGCCAGCAGGGCGGCCGCTGCCGGGACATCACCCACAAGCTGTTGAGCTTCGCCCGCAAGATCGACCCCACGGTGAAGCCCGTGCAGGTCAACGACATCGTGCGCGACATGGCCGCCCTGTCCGAGCAGCGGGCGCACTTGGCCAACGTGCGCGTCAGCGTGGACCTGGCCCCGGACCTGCCCGAGGTCCCGGCCTCGCCCTCGGAGCTGCAGCAGGTCCTGGTGAACCTCATCAACAACGCCATCGACGCCCTGGAGCGCGGCGGCGAGCTGAAGGTCAGCACCCGCCTGGACGGCGGCTTCGTCCGCCTGGACGTGGCGGACAACGGCATGGGCATTCCCAAGGCCAACATGGCCCGCATCTTCGACCCCTTCTACACCACCAAGCCGGTGGGCAAGGGCACGGGGCTCGGGTTGTCCATCTGTTACGGCATCGTCAGGAAGATGGGAGGGGAGATCAGCGTGGACAGCGTCTTGAACCAGGGCACGGTCTTCCACATCCGGCTGCCCATCGGGGAGGCCCGAGCGTGAGCGGGAACGGAGTTCGGGAGCGCGCCTCCGGCGTGCGCGTCCTTTTGGTTGACGACGAGGCCGGGTTTCTGGAAACCTTGAAAAAGCGGCTGGCCCGGCGCGGCCTCGAAGCCGAAACCGCCGGAAGCGGCGAGGCGGCCCTGGAGGTTCTGGCCCGGGTTCCGGAAATCGACGTGGTGCTCCTGGACGTGAAGATGCCCGGCATGGACGGCATCGAGGCCCTGCAGCGGATCAAGGCCGCGCGGCCCCTGGTGGAGGTCATCCTGCTCACCGGCCACGCCACCCTGGAAGGCGCGGTGGACGGCATGCGCCTGGGCGCCTTCGACTACCTGATGAAGCCCTGCGAGATGGACGACCTGCTGGCCAAGGTCTTCGAGGCCAAGGCCCGCAAGGCCGAGCTGGAGGGCCGGGTCGCCGGGGCCGGAGGGACGCCGTGAGCGCGGGGGCCGTGCGCGTGCTCCTGGTGGACGACGAGGCCGGGTTCACCAGCGTGCTCAAGAAGCGGCTGGAGCGCCGGGGCTATGCCGTGAGCGTGGCCCTGAGCGGAGCGGAGGCGCTGCGGACCCTGCGCGGCAACGATTTCGAGGTGGCCGTGGTGGACCTCAAGATGCGCGACATGGACGGCCTGGAGATTCTCGACGTGTTCCGCAAGATGGTCCCGGAAATGCCGGTGGTCATGCTCACGGGCCACGGATCGGAGGCCTCGGCCCGCGAGGGCCTGGACCGGGGGGCCTTCGACTTTCTGCTCAAGCCCTGCGAACTGGAGGACCTCATGGAAAAGCTGAACGCCGCCGTGGGCGAGCGCGGAGAGGGCGCATGAGCCTGCGCGTGCTCCTGGTGGACGACGAGGCCGAGTTCCTGGAGACGCTCTGCAAGCGCCTGGCCCGGCGCGACGTGGAGGCCTTCACCGCCGACAGCGGCCAGGCCGCCTTGGACTTTCTGGCCTCGGGCGAGGTGGACGTGGTGGTCCTGGACGTGAAGATGCCCGGCATGGACGGCATCGAGACCCTCAAGCGGATCAAGGCGCTGCGGCCCGAGCAGGAGGTCATCATGCTCACCGGCCACGCCAGCATGGAGGCGGCCATCCAGGGCATGCAGCTGGGGGCCTTCGACTACATCATGAAGCCCACGGACATCAGCCAGCTGCTCTATAAGATCGAGGACGCCCGCAAGAAGCACGGGCTCAAGGCCGGGGCCGGCCGGCGCGACGGAGGCGGCGGCCGCTGAGACGGCCCCCGCGACGCATGAGCCTGCGCGACTGGTTGTCTTTTCTGGGCGGGAAGAAGAAGGCCCTGGTGGACGCCGCGGCCCTGCGCGCGGAGTTCGCCGGCCGCTACCATCATTTCAAGCTGTTCCTCAACGCCAACAACTCGGTCCACGAGCTGATGACCGACATCGAGGAGGGCCTGCGCGGCACGCGGCCCTTCGGCATGCATTTCGTGCGCGCCGTGTGCACGCGCCTGTCCACGGCGGTGTTCCAGGTGGTCAAGCACCTGGACGCGTTGGCCCCGGGCAAGTACGCCGAACTGTTCGCCCGCTTCGACGAGATCCAGAAGCAGATCAACCCCAGCGTGTTCCCGGGCAAGGCCCGGAGCGGCGGCCCGCTCATCCTGCGGCTGCGCGAGGTGGGCCGCGAGCACGTGGATCTCGTGGGGCCCAAGATGGCCCACCTGGGCGAGATCAAGAACCGCCTGGGCGTGACCATCCCCCGGGGCTTCGTGATCACGGCCGAGGCCTACCGCCGCTTCATGGCCGAGAACGACCTCCAGGTGGAGATCGACCGCCGCTTCCAGGCCGCCGAGGTGGTGGCCACCGAGGACATCT
The DNA window shown above is from Desulfovibrio aminophilus and carries:
- a CDS encoding response regulator → MSGNGVRERASGVRVLLVDDEAGFLETLKKRLARRGLEAETAGSGEAALEVLARVPEIDVVLLDVKMPGMDGIEALQRIKAARPLVEVILLTGHATLEGAVDGMRLGAFDYLMKPCEMDDLLAKVFEAKARKAELEGRVAGAGGTP
- a CDS encoding response regulator translates to MSAGAVRVLLVDDEAGFTSVLKKRLERRGYAVSVALSGAEALRTLRGNDFEVAVVDLKMRDMDGLEILDVFRKMVPEMPVVMLTGHGSEASAREGLDRGAFDFLLKPCELEDLMEKLNAAVGERGEGA
- a CDS encoding response regulator; amino-acid sequence: MSLRVLLVDDEAEFLETLCKRLARRDVEAFTADSGQAALDFLASGEVDVVVLDVKMPGMDGIETLKRIKALRPEQEVIMLTGHASMEAAIQGMQLGAFDYIMKPTDISQLLYKIEDARKKHGLKAGAGRRDGGGGR